Proteins co-encoded in one alpha proteobacterium HIMB5 genomic window:
- a CDS encoding GcrA cell cycle regulator (PFAM: GcrA cell cycle regulator) produces MSWTEEKVKKLKELWGKGNTASQIAEIIGGVSRNAVIGKAHRLNLSAKIKTRSLSNNYNSDANLSSDTRQKRSRKSKFKSLIIENDFEPENPKQLEELDENSCKWPIGHPNEKSFYFCGRSSLKDFSYCKLHLLYAYQPKGKKEEFVAKEDVPDFIEKKIKSA; encoded by the coding sequence ATGAGTTGGACTGAAGAAAAAGTTAAAAAATTAAAAGAATTATGGGGAAAAGGCAATACGGCTAGCCAAATTGCTGAAATTATTGGTGGCGTAAGTAGAAATGCAGTAATCGGTAAAGCTCACCGTCTAAATTTATCTGCAAAAATCAAAACAAGATCATTAAGTAATAATTATAACTCTGATGCAAATTTGAGTTCAGATACTCGTCAAAAAAGATCGAGAAAAAGTAAATTTAAATCTTTAATTATTGAAAATGATTTTGAACCAGAAAATCCTAAGCAACTAGAAGAGCTAGATGAGAACTCTTGTAAGTGGCCTATAGGACATCCTAATGAAAAAAGCTTTTATTTTTGTGGTAGATCATCATTAAAAGATTTCTCTTATTGTAAACTTCATTTGCTATATGCTTATCAGCCTAAAGGCAAAAAAGAGGAATTTGTTGCTAAAGAGGATGTCCCTGATTTTATAGAGAAAAAAATAAAATCAGCTTAA
- a CDS encoding acetylornithine/succinylornithine aminotransferase (PFAM: Aminotransferase class-III~TIGRFAM: acetylornithine and succinylornithine transaminases) yields MSNLVKNYNRKKISFLRGKGSYLYSTDGKKYLDFVQGIAVNSLGHSNPDLIKVLKNQAQKIWHVSNAFIIPEGEKLAKKLASKTFADYVMFQNSGAEATEAAIKCARRYFYSIGKPKKNRILCVKNSFHGRTIAAIHASGSKKMTEGFGPKVNGFDHFVFGDHESFLKKITKNTAAIMIETIMGEGGIKVIPDWCLKEIRKICDKEKILLILDEVQCGIGRTGDFFAFERSKVKPDIVPIAKGIGGGFPIGAVLMNKKVASAMTPGTHGTTFGGNPLAMSIGNKVFDIISNKKFLKNVKMKSNYFNQKLNDLKIKYPKIIDEIRGRGFLIGIKLRVDQTKVMKKLMDNKLLTIRAAENVVRVLPPLNVSKKEIDQAIKIFDKVCKTF; encoded by the coding sequence ATGAGCAACTTAGTAAAAAACTATAACCGAAAGAAAATTTCTTTTTTACGAGGAAAGGGAAGTTATTTGTATTCTACTGATGGAAAAAAATATTTAGATTTTGTTCAAGGCATAGCAGTAAATTCGTTAGGACATTCTAATCCAGACCTAATAAAAGTATTGAAAAATCAGGCTCAAAAAATTTGGCATGTTTCTAATGCGTTTATAATTCCAGAGGGAGAAAAATTAGCAAAAAAATTAGCATCAAAAACATTTGCTGATTATGTAATGTTTCAAAATTCTGGTGCAGAGGCGACTGAAGCTGCAATCAAATGTGCAAGACGTTATTTTTATTCTATCGGTAAACCAAAAAAAAATAGAATTTTATGTGTGAAAAATTCTTTTCATGGAAGAACAATTGCTGCCATTCATGCAAGTGGTTCTAAAAAAATGACAGAAGGATTTGGTCCAAAAGTAAATGGTTTTGATCACTTTGTTTTTGGAGATCACGAATCTTTTTTAAAAAAAATCACTAAAAACACTGCTGCAATAATGATTGAAACAATTATGGGAGAGGGGGGTATTAAGGTTATACCTGACTGGTGTTTAAAAGAGATAAGAAAAATCTGTGATAAAGAGAAAATTTTATTAATTTTAGATGAAGTTCAATGTGGAATAGGAAGAACCGGAGACTTTTTTGCTTTTGAGAGATCAAAAGTTAAACCAGATATTGTACCAATTGCAAAGGGTATTGGAGGTGGTTTTCCAATTGGTGCAGTTTTAATGAATAAAAAAGTTGCATCTGCTATGACACCAGGAACTCATGGAACGACTTTTGGTGGAAATCCTTTAGCAATGAGTATAGGAAATAAAGTTTTTGATATTATCTCGAATAAGAAATTTTTGAAAAATGTTAAAATGAAGTCAAATTATTTTAATCAAAAATTAAATGATTTAAAAATTAAATACCCAAAAATTATAGATGAGATAAGAGGCAGAGGCTTTCTCATTGGTATAAAATTGAGAGTAGATCAAACCAAAGTTATGAAAAAATTAATGGACAATAAACTATTAACAATTAGAGCTGCTGAAAACGTTGTTCGGGTATTACCACCTTTAAATGTTAGTAAAAAAGAAATTGATCAAGCGATTAAAATTTTTGATAAAGTTTGCAAAACTTTTTAG
- a CDS encoding 3'-5' exonuclease (PFAM: 3'-5' exonuclease), with protein MTTDIKLHKNDLPDDLQLGNVIAVDGEFMGLNVKRDPLCLIQISSGKNDAHIVQLDRNSYNAPNLKAILENENVTKIFHYGRADLAHIKYYLKSQTKNILDTKIASKLARSYSDNHSLKTLIKEFKNIDISKQFQSSDFGGDLTSAQLKYCANDVIFLHEIHSKLEEILVRENRIDLYKKCLDFLNTRVELDLALFKDDIWAH; from the coding sequence ATGACTACTGATATAAAACTTCATAAAAACGATTTACCAGATGATTTGCAATTAGGCAATGTAATAGCTGTAGATGGCGAGTTCATGGGTCTTAACGTTAAAAGAGATCCTTTATGTTTAATACAAATATCTAGTGGAAAAAATGACGCTCATATTGTCCAGCTTGATAGGAATAGCTATAATGCTCCAAATCTTAAAGCAATATTAGAAAATGAAAATGTAACAAAAATATTTCATTACGGAAGAGCTGATCTTGCGCATATTAAATATTATCTCAAATCACAAACAAAAAATATACTTGATACAAAAATTGCATCAAAACTTGCAAGGTCTTACTCAGACAATCACTCACTAAAAACACTAATTAAAGAATTTAAAAATATTGATATTAGCAAACAATTTCAAAGTTCAGACTTCGGAGGAGATTTAACTTCGGCACAATTAAAATATTGCGCAAACGATGTAATATTTTTACATGAAATACATTCTAAACTTGAAGAAATTCTTGTTAGAGAAAATAGAATTGATCTTTACAAAAAGTGTTTAGATTTCTTAAATACTAGAGTTGAATTAGATTTGGCATTATTTAAAGATGATATATGGGCTCATTAA
- a CDS encoding NmrA family protein (PFAM: NmrA-like family) translates to MKAKNCLIFGGTGQIGSNLLRKLAKNNFKVTVVTRNLHQKGNFIKTQANAGYIEIIETNPFDENSIRPLFKKADICINLVGILFEKGKNNFKNIHTSFPSLLASLCKECDLDQFVHISALGIDASTDSKYSASKLEGEKKIKELFPSTTILRPSVVYSVDDNFTTTFMTLLSRLPVFPLYYNGETKFMPIHCSDLTDVIFKVIDDEIKSELIECGGPEVLSFKDIVETLMQLIKKKRLLLPLPLFFGNIIAKTMEFLPHPLLTTDQLKLLKYNNIYSNKFKTNSSIGVPGKKIFKEEVKKYCYMWKEGGEFSTEKYSNK, encoded by the coding sequence ATGAAAGCAAAAAATTGTCTAATTTTTGGTGGAACAGGCCAAATAGGAAGTAATTTACTTAGAAAATTAGCAAAAAATAATTTTAAAGTTACTGTTGTTACAAGAAACTTACATCAAAAAGGAAATTTTATTAAAACCCAGGCAAATGCTGGCTATATTGAAATAATAGAAACTAATCCATTTGATGAAAATTCTATTCGCCCTTTATTTAAAAAAGCAGACATCTGTATTAATTTAGTAGGCATTTTATTTGAAAAGGGAAAAAACAATTTCAAAAACATACATACAAGCTTTCCTTCACTGCTTGCATCTCTATGTAAAGAGTGTGATTTAGATCAATTTGTACATATATCGGCATTAGGAATAGATGCTTCAACTGACTCAAAATATTCAGCTAGTAAGCTTGAAGGAGAAAAAAAGATAAAGGAATTATTTCCAAGCACTACAATATTAAGACCCTCTGTTGTGTATTCTGTAGATGATAATTTTACCACAACATTTATGACTTTATTAAGCCGACTTCCTGTATTCCCTCTTTATTATAATGGCGAAACTAAATTTATGCCTATACATTGCTCAGATTTAACAGATGTAATTTTTAAAGTAATAGATGATGAAATTAAGTCTGAATTAATTGAATGTGGTGGACCTGAAGTTTTAAGTTTTAAAGATATAGTTGAGACTTTGATGCAATTAATAAAAAAGAAAAGATTATTGTTACCATTGCCATTATTTTTTGGAAATATTATAGCTAAAACTATGGAATTTCTTCCTCATCCTTTGCTAACAACTGATCAATTAAAATTACTGAAATATAACAATATTTACTCAAATAAATTTAAGACTAATTCAAGTATAGGAGTACCTGGTAAAAAAATATTTAAAGAGGAAGTAAAAAAATATTGTTATATGTGGAAGGAAGGTGGAGAATTCTCAACAGAAAAATATTCTAACAAATAA
- a CDS encoding aspartate/ornithine carbamoyltransferase with carbamoylphosphate-binding domain family protein (PFAM: Aspartate/ornithine carbamoyltransferase, carbamoyl-P binding domain; Aspartate/ornithine carbamoyltransferase, Asp/Orn binding domain~TIGRFAM: ornithine carbamoyltransferase): MKHFIHLKDISSKDLRKILFDAKKRKNRRKKLNTLDVDKNAPLRGKLLIQMFEKSSLRTRLSFNLAIKQLGGGTITLRSNELHLGQGGESLEDTAKILSTYGDGFMLRTDDDKKIDNFAKFSNIPVINGLSPSSHPTQILSDIFTVEELTKKNISKLNICWIGDSNNVLNSLIAASVKFKFNLNIGCPKNYSPNKAILKWAQKQNKLIKVNSDPKISIKNADVVFSDKVISLNDKVNKKKKLKDFKNYKITSSLFKYAKKKCIFLHCLPRGDEVDNKVFQSKNSQVWLQALNRVHVQKSILLFCFGKLR, encoded by the coding sequence ATGAAACATTTTATCCATCTTAAAGATATATCATCCAAAGATTTAAGAAAAATTTTATTTGATGCGAAAAAGAGAAAAAATCGAAGAAAAAAACTTAATACTTTAGATGTGGATAAAAATGCACCCTTAAGAGGAAAGTTATTAATCCAAATGTTTGAAAAGTCTAGTTTAAGAACAAGATTAAGTTTTAATTTAGCAATAAAACAATTGGGAGGTGGAACAATCACCCTTAGATCAAATGAATTACATCTTGGACAGGGTGGAGAAAGTCTTGAGGATACCGCAAAAATTTTATCTACATATGGGGATGGTTTTATGCTTAGAACTGATGATGATAAAAAAATAGATAACTTTGCAAAATTTTCTAATATACCTGTAATTAATGGATTGAGCCCATCTTCTCACCCTACTCAAATTTTATCAGATATATTTACTGTCGAGGAATTAACTAAAAAAAATATATCAAAGTTAAATATTTGTTGGATAGGCGACTCTAATAATGTTTTGAATAGTCTTATTGCTGCGTCTGTTAAATTCAAATTTAATTTAAATATTGGATGTCCAAAAAATTATTCACCAAATAAAGCTATTCTCAAATGGGCACAAAAACAAAATAAACTTATTAAAGTGAACAGCGATCCAAAAATTTCTATTAAAAACGCTGATGTTGTCTTTTCTGATAAAGTGATTTCCCTTAATGATAAAGTGAATAAAAAAAAGAAACTAAAAGATTTTAAAAATTATAAAATCACAAGTTCACTTTTTAAATATGCAAAAAAAAAATGTATATTTTTACATTGCCTTCCCAGAGGTGATGAAGTTGATAATAAAGTTTTCCAAAGTAAAAACTCTCAAGTATGGCTACAAGCACTCAATAGAGTTCATGTGCAAAAAAGTATATTACTGTTTTGTTTTGGTAAATTAAGGTAG
- a CDS encoding cytochrome c (PFAM: cytochrome c) encodes MDSFEINKIIAAVLLVALLVIGIGKVSNILFYVEKPKTPGYAVEVEQASGTSITTAEVVEKVVDIAALMALGDVASGEKIFKKCAACHSINKGGKHKIGPALYNVVGRKVGVVEDYKYSKALIAYEKEWTFEELNGFLIKPAKHIKGTKMAYAGLRKEADRASVIKYLNANSDSPLPLP; translated from the coding sequence ATGGATTCATTCGAAATAAATAAAATTATTGCTGCTGTTTTATTAGTTGCTCTTTTAGTAATTGGGATTGGTAAGGTTTCTAATATATTATTCTATGTGGAAAAACCAAAAACACCAGGTTATGCAGTTGAAGTTGAACAAGCATCTGGTACCTCAATTACAACAGCTGAAGTTGTTGAAAAAGTTGTAGATATTGCTGCTCTGATGGCATTAGGAGATGTAGCAAGTGGTGAAAAAATTTTTAAAAAGTGTGCAGCTTGCCATTCAATTAATAAAGGGGGCAAACATAAAATTGGCCCAGCTCTATATAATGTTGTTGGAAGAAAAGTTGGAGTAGTTGAGGACTACAAATATTCTAAAGCACTTATAGCTTACGAAAAAGAATGGACATTTGAAGAATTAAATGGATTTTTGATAAAACCTGCAAAACATATTAAAGGAACTAAAATGGCTTATGCGGGTCTTAGAAAAGAGGCAGACAGAGCATCTGTTATAAAATATTTAAATGCTAACTCTGATAGTCCGTTACCACTACCTTAA
- a CDS encoding KpsF/GutQ family protein (PFAM: CBS domain; SIS domain~TIGRFAM: KpsF/GutQ family protein), with the protein MKKNSKQVARQVIDDEITALKLLKNSLSNEFDKAVNTIVNCQSKIILCGVGKSGLIASKISATLSSVGSPSFSLSANDCLHGDLGSITKKDVLILISNSGKSDEIIPIIKYANRNKIKLIGIVSEKKSILYKGADIKILLPKVKEAGLDIVPTSSTSIQLAIGDCLAIAALKKKQFSKSDFSKYHPGGNLGKQLKTVRDIMVTGHKIPFINENLTLNIALKKITEKKLGVLVAQNHKKNTTGVITDGNVRKLKQKNINFQSTLIKSVMTKKPISVEDDIFAVKALRIMNEKKITSLCVHKKNNKNKTIGLLHIHHILEANIE; encoded by the coding sequence ATGAAAAAAAATTCTAAACAAGTTGCTAGACAAGTAATTGATGATGAAATTACTGCACTAAAATTGTTAAAAAATTCTTTAAGTAATGAATTTGATAAAGCAGTTAATACAATTGTGAATTGTCAATCAAAAATTATTTTATGTGGTGTTGGAAAAAGTGGCTTAATTGCCTCAAAAATATCTGCAACTTTATCATCTGTTGGCAGTCCATCATTCTCTTTATCTGCAAATGATTGTTTGCATGGCGATTTAGGAAGTATTACAAAAAAAGATGTTTTAATACTTATTAGCAACTCTGGCAAGTCAGATGAAATTATACCTATTATTAAATATGCTAATCGAAATAAAATAAAACTTATTGGTATAGTTTCAGAAAAAAAATCAATTCTCTATAAGGGAGCAGATATTAAAATACTTCTTCCTAAGGTCAAAGAGGCGGGTTTGGATATTGTTCCAACTTCAAGTACAAGTATACAATTAGCAATTGGTGATTGTTTGGCGATAGCTGCTTTAAAGAAAAAGCAATTCAGTAAATCTGATTTTTCCAAATATCATCCAGGAGGTAATTTAGGAAAACAATTGAAGACTGTTCGTGATATTATGGTTACAGGTCATAAAATCCCATTTATAAATGAAAACTTAACTTTAAATATAGCTCTTAAAAAAATTACAGAAAAAAAATTGGGAGTTTTAGTTGCTCAAAATCATAAAAAAAATACAACAGGAGTAATTACTGATGGAAATGTGAGAAAACTAAAACAAAAAAATATAAATTTTCAATCTACATTAATAAAATCCGTAATGACAAAGAAACCCATTAGTGTTGAGGATGATATATTTGCTGTAAAAGCATTGAGAATAATGAATGAAAAAAAAATCACATCACTTTGTGTACATAAAAAAAATAATAAAAATAAAACTATTGGCCTCCTTCATATTCATCATATTCTTGAAGCAAATATAGAATAG
- a CDS encoding Prephenate dehydratase (PFAM: Prephenate dehydratase) has protein sequence MKKIYFQGTYGAYSHIASKNIDEDAEVIPCKTFDECFEKGTSDPDSRIVVPESNRITGNIGIEYLIFKYRLNIYAEYFQKIEHNLLGTSDSNLKDIKDVYSHAQALSQCSSFIKKNNLIEHVRADTAGSADMVANLKDKSKAAIASVLSAETYGLKILKNNIENEKGNLTRFLVMGKNIYQPEFKEEKYITSFLFKLKSKPAALYQSLGGFAINGVNLTKLQSYPEKNSFDSYFFLCDLDGHIEDIKVQKSLEELGLHCEDFHVLGVFEASKTRSKK, from the coding sequence ATGAAAAAAATTTATTTTCAAGGAACTTATGGAGCTTATTCCCATATTGCCTCTAAAAATATAGATGAAGATGCAGAGGTAATTCCCTGTAAAACATTTGATGAATGTTTTGAAAAAGGAACATCTGATCCAGACTCTAGAATAGTTGTCCCTGAATCGAATAGGATTACAGGAAATATTGGTATTGAATATTTAATTTTTAAATACAGATTAAATATTTATGCTGAATATTTTCAAAAAATAGAACACAATCTTTTAGGAACATCAGACTCTAACTTAAAAGATATTAAAGATGTTTACTCACATGCTCAAGCGCTGTCTCAATGTTCAAGTTTTATAAAAAAAAATAATTTAATTGAACATGTAAGAGCAGACACTGCTGGATCAGCAGATATGGTTGCAAATCTAAAAGACAAAAGTAAAGCTGCTATAGCTTCAGTTTTAAGTGCAGAAACTTATGGTTTGAAAATATTAAAGAATAATATTGAAAATGAAAAAGGAAACCTGACAAGATTTTTGGTAATGGGTAAAAATATTTACCAACCAGAATTTAAAGAAGAAAAATATATAACATCATTTTTATTTAAATTAAAAAGTAAACCTGCTGCGTTGTATCAATCATTAGGAGGATTTGCTATTAATGGTGTTAACTTAACGAAATTACAAAGTTATCCAGAAAAAAATTCATTTGATTCTTATTTCTTTCTTTGCGATTTAGATGGACATATAGAAGACATCAAAGTTCAAAAGTCTTTAGAAGAACTTGGTTTACATTGTGAGGATTTTCACGTTCTAGGTGTTTTTGAAGCTTCTAAAACAAGAAGTAAAAAATAA
- a CDS encoding DNA polymerase III, subunit gamma/tau (PFAM: ATPase family associated with various cellular activities (AAA); DNA polymerase III subunits gamma and tau domain III; DNA polymerase III gamma and tau subunits C terminal~TIGRFAM: DNA polymerase III, subunit gamma and tau), protein MNKNNKVLALKYRPSTFDELIGQEVMVETIKNSILSNKTPNAYLFTGIRGVGKTTTARIVAKALNCINGVEKICKENLCENCEAISNSNHIDVLEMDAASKTGVDDVRDLIEFSRYGPTSAKYKIFIIDEVHMLSKQAFNALLKTLEEPPEYLKFIFATTEIKKIPITVVSRCQRFDLSRIKSSELFDFLKQISLKENGLISDDALKLIVKISEGSVRDSLSLLDRGLLSNSENEELSLEKAQQIFGFFDKSKLIELFKFIFEGNEAKVIDIYRKIYDQGIDPKVFINDFLELLYYFKNIDSLTVESTNFALNDAEFNEIKKISENLDSSSLILFWQFTIKTLGELDIVSNQNLTIEMFLLRLIYLTGVKENKPQTQKKLKVETSEKVELPEIKSDGNSNSNKIINQIKNISQNKETEPKKETSKIESINTLKITSFDDLIKICNENKEIKLKYELENNVNLVKFEKLRIEISFNEKLDKNFIKDLTFKLQEWTGERWIITLSKATGEISLKEKLKKEKNQKIETIQKSKFFLDLKEKFPDIKLIDIKEKSEDK, encoded by the coding sequence ATGAATAAAAATAATAAAGTTTTAGCTTTAAAATATAGACCATCAACTTTTGATGAATTAATTGGCCAAGAGGTAATGGTTGAAACAATTAAAAATTCAATTCTTTCAAATAAAACACCTAATGCATATTTATTTACAGGTATTAGAGGAGTAGGAAAAACAACAACAGCAAGGATTGTTGCAAAGGCTTTAAATTGTATCAATGGAGTGGAAAAAATTTGTAAAGAAAATCTGTGTGAAAATTGTGAAGCTATTTCAAATTCTAATCATATTGATGTTTTAGAAATGGATGCTGCTAGCAAAACTGGTGTGGATGATGTTAGAGATTTAATTGAATTTTCTAGATATGGACCAACTTCAGCTAAATATAAAATTTTCATCATTGATGAAGTTCATATGTTGAGTAAACAAGCTTTTAATGCATTATTAAAAACTTTAGAAGAACCACCAGAATATCTAAAATTTATTTTTGCAACAACCGAAATTAAAAAAATTCCTATTACCGTTGTTTCCAGATGTCAAAGATTTGATCTTTCAAGAATTAAATCTTCAGAATTATTTGATTTTTTAAAACAAATATCTTTAAAAGAGAATGGTTTAATTTCTGATGATGCTCTTAAGTTAATAGTAAAAATTTCAGAGGGTTCCGTGAGAGATTCGTTATCTTTGTTAGATAGAGGTTTGTTATCAAATTCTGAAAATGAAGAATTGTCTCTTGAAAAAGCACAACAAATTTTTGGCTTCTTTGATAAATCTAAATTAATTGAGTTGTTTAAATTTATTTTTGAAGGCAATGAAGCAAAAGTAATAGATATATATAGAAAAATTTATGATCAAGGAATTGATCCAAAAGTATTCATAAATGATTTTCTTGAACTTTTATATTATTTTAAAAATATTGATTCATTAACAGTAGAAAGTACAAACTTTGCACTTAATGATGCCGAATTTAATGAAATCAAAAAAATTTCTGAAAATTTAGATAGCAGTTCTTTAATTCTTTTTTGGCAATTTACTATAAAAACATTAGGAGAACTTGATATTGTTTCAAATCAAAACTTAACTATTGAAATGTTCTTGTTAAGATTGATTTATTTAACTGGTGTTAAAGAAAACAAACCTCAAACACAAAAGAAATTAAAAGTTGAGACCAGTGAAAAAGTAGAATTACCAGAAATAAAAAGTGATGGAAATTCGAATTCGAACAAAATAATCAATCAAATAAAAAATATTTCTCAAAATAAAGAAACTGAGCCTAAGAAAGAAACATCAAAAATAGAAAGTATAAATACTCTTAAAATAACCTCGTTTGATGATTTGATAAAAATTTGCAATGAAAACAAAGAAATAAAATTAAAATACGAATTAGAAAATAATGTAAATTTAGTTAAGTTTGAAAAATTAAGAATTGAAATTTCATTTAATGAAAAATTAGACAAAAACTTTATTAAGGATTTAACATTTAAATTGCAAGAATGGACAGGTGAACGTTGGATAATTACATTAAGCAAAGCCACAGGTGAAATTTCTTTAAAAGAAAAATTAAAAAAAGAAAAAAATCAAAAAATAGAAACAATTCAAAAATCAAAATTTTTTTTAGATTTAAAAGAGAAGTTTCCCGACATTAAGCTTATAGACATCAAAGAAAAAAGTGAGGATAAATAA
- a CDS encoding DNA-binding protein, YbaB/EbfC family (PFAM: Uncharacterised BCR, YbaB family COG0718~TIGRFAM: DNA-binding protein, YbaB/EbfC family), whose translation MTDFTKILDKAKELEAKMKESQEKIKNIKVEGFSGSNAVKVILDGEGEMCKIEISDEILKEDKGIIEDLIVAAHNNAKSELKSKTNEEISKAAGGFNIPGFKWPL comes from the coding sequence ATGACAGATTTTACAAAGATACTAGACAAAGCTAAAGAACTAGAAGCGAAAATGAAAGAAAGCCAAGAGAAAATTAAAAATATAAAAGTTGAGGGTTTCTCAGGATCAAATGCAGTTAAAGTAATTTTAGATGGCGAAGGTGAAATGTGTAAAATTGAAATATCAGATGAAATTTTGAAAGAAGATAAAGGTATTATAGAAGATTTAATTGTAGCAGCTCATAACAATGCGAAATCTGAATTAAAATCAAAAACGAACGAAGAGATCTCCAAAGCAGCTGGTGGTTTTAATATTCCTGGATTTAAGTGGCCTTTATAA
- a CDS encoding 3-deoxy-D-manno-octulosonate cytidylyltransferase (PFAM: Cytidylyltransferase~TIGRFAM: 3-deoxy-D-manno-octulosonate cytidylyltransferase): MKTLVIIPSRMSATRLPGKPLLKINNISIISTVYKKAVEADIGDVIVATEDQEIVDDVKKNGGEAIFTDSNHKTGTDRIFQAFKKYNQKDIDFVMNIQGDEPMINIEDIKSLNIKSHNESSNMSTLASIIENEDDLKNQNVVKVKTNEILNTQNFPTAVKFQRMIDLEEKVYHHLGIYCYSVSTLEKFINLPQTENEKKNRLEQLRALDNGININVSLAKYSPIGVDTMEDYLAIKKIMEYKN, from the coding sequence ATGAAAACTCTTGTAATAATACCATCTAGAATGTCAGCCACACGATTACCAGGCAAACCTCTTCTAAAAATAAATAATATTTCTATCATTTCTACAGTATATAAAAAAGCTGTAGAGGCTGATATTGGTGATGTAATTGTAGCTACGGAAGATCAAGAAATAGTTGACGATGTAAAGAAAAATGGGGGAGAGGCTATTTTTACCGATAGTAATCACAAGACTGGTACAGACAGAATATTTCAAGCTTTTAAAAAATATAATCAAAAAGATATTGATTTTGTGATGAATATTCAAGGAGATGAGCCGATGATTAATATAGAAGATATAAAAAGTTTGAATATTAAATCCCACAATGAAAGTTCAAACATGAGTACATTAGCTTCTATAATTGAAAATGAAGATGATCTAAAAAATCAAAATGTAGTGAAAGTAAAAACCAATGAGATTCTTAACACTCAAAATTTTCCTACAGCAGTTAAATTTCAAAGAATGATTGATCTTGAAGAAAAAGTTTACCACCATTTAGGCATTTACTGTTATTCAGTAAGCACATTAGAAAAGTTTATTAATTTACCCCAAACTGAAAATGAAAAAAAAAATAGATTAGAACAATTAAGGGCCTTAGATAATGGAATTAATATAAATGTGTCATTGGCAAAATATAGTCCGATTGGGGTTGATACTATGGAAGATTATCTGGCTATAAAAAAAATAATGGAATATAAAAATTGA